One Cyanobacteriota bacterium DNA window includes the following coding sequences:
- a CDS encoding photosystem II reaction center protein T → MESTVYILVLALALGVLFFAIAFREPPRIGK, encoded by the coding sequence ATGGAAAGCACTGTGTATATCTTAGTTTTGGCTCTCGCACTAGGGGTTCTTTTCTTTGCCATTGCCTTCCGTGAGCCACCGCGAATTGGCAAGTAA